GAGAAAGAAATTCTGGTACCTGGTCTGTAAAATGAAGCTCTTGTATTGATTTCCTGAGTTCCTAAGATACTTCCGAAAGTATAATCAGAAGGAGCAGAACCCATAGTAAATTCTTGGTTTCTAGTAGCGTCGTTCAAACCTCCCCAGTTACTCCATTGTGGTCGGCCATCATATACTTTGTTCATAACGATACCGTTAATCATCGTGGTTCCGTATTCGTTGTCCAGACCTCTGATTCTAAAACGAGCCTGGCCCCAGTTGAACGCTGCAGATTGTTGGAAAGCATCTCTTGTTGCCTGTAATAATCCTGAAGTACTTTCAGAACCACTGTTGTCATCACCCAAATCATTTTCAGTAATGGTAATCAAGCTTAATTGCTGCTCAGAAGTAATGTCTTCTGCCAAAACAACAACTCCCAAGTCTAAAGGTTGACCTTCAACATCGATAGACAGGATTTGACGAGAATAGCCAGTACTTGAAACTTCAAGAAGATGGCTGCCGTGTGGCGCATTTTCGAAAACAAATACACCGTCAGAATTTGTCAAAGCGGTCAATGTTGTGTTTCGAATTGTAGCTACTACATTTTGCAATGGTTTTTGAGTTTTTGAGTCAACAACTTTACCCTTAACTAAGGACCCCTGCTGAGCAAAAGCAAAAACGACTTGCATTACAAATAAAATACTAATTACAAGTTTTTTCATAAATAAATTTAATGATTAATCCCTTTTTGTTAGAAATACAATTTCTTAACGGCGGCAAAGTTACATTATTAATTAATATTATTTACTTTTGCTCCCAAGTTTATGTTAAACTTCATATTTAATTAATATTGGATTTATGAGAATTAAAAAATTTATTGCCCTTTTCATTGTATTATCTTCAATAAATGTTGCGCAAGCTCAGGATAAGAAGTTTAGAGTGCAAACCATTGCATTCTACAACTTTGAGAACTTGTTTGACACGATTAACAATGCAAATGTGAATGATGAAGAGTATACCCCAACAGGTACACAAAATTGGACAGCGGAGAAATACAAAAAGAAACTGGCAAATCTTAGCAGGGTTTTGAATGAAATTGGAACCAGCGATCAGCAGAAGGAATCTCCTGTGATTATTGGTGGTGCAGAAATTGAAAACAGAGGTGTTCTTGAAGATTTGGTAAAACAACCGCTTTTGATTAACAAGGATTATGGTATTGTTCATTATGACTCTCCGGACAAAAGAGGAATTGACGTGGCATTGCTATACCAAAAAAAGCATTTCAAACCAACGAGTTCTATCAATATTCCGCTAATCATTTATGACCAGACAGATAAGACAAAGAGAATTTATACCCGTGACCAGTTGTTGGTTACCGGATTGCTGGATGGTGAAGAAATGCACTTTATCGTAAACCACTGGCCATCACGTTCAGGAGGTGAACAAAAATCAAGTCCAAACCGTGAGGCTGCCGGAAGATTAAATAGAAAAATTATTGACTCGTTGTATAATATCAATCCAAACGCAAAAATCATTACTATGGGTGACTTAAATGATGGTCCTTATAATAAGAGTGTTAAGGTTGAATTAGGAGCCAAAGCCAAAAAAGAAGAAACCAAAGAAAGAGGCATGTACAACCCTATGGAAGAAATGTCTAATAAAGGAATCGGAACTTTGGCTTATAGAGACGCCTGGGATTTATTTGACCAGATGATTCTTTCCGAGCCATTAATCAGAAAAGATTATTCTTCCTATCGTTTCTGGAAAGCCGGTGTTTACAACAAGCCTTTCCTTACACAAACAACAGGACAATATAAAGGTTATCCGCTAAGAAACTCCAACGGTCAGGTAGGATTCAGTGACCACTTTCCCGTGTATCTGTACCTGATAAAAGAGGTAAAATAATTTTAAAGGCTAGTTTTTTACTGGCCTTTTTTATTTTTAGTAATTTAGTAGAAATATTAAAGCTATGGCAATTTTAAAACCGTTCAATCTCAATCAATGGATTGAAGAGAACAGGCATCTGCTAAAACCGCCTGTTGGAAATAAAAACATTTATGTTGATTCTGAAGACTATATCGTAATGATAGTAGCCGGGCCAAATGCCCGAAAAGACTACCATTATAATGAAACTGAAGAATTGTTCTATCAGCTTGAAGGCTCTATAAAAGTAATCATTCAGGAAGACGGCAAACGCAAAGAAATGGAACTCCATGCCGGAGATATGTATCTTCATCCGGCCAAAACGCCACACTCTCCGGTTCGTTCAGCAGGTTCCATAGGTCTGGTTATTGAAAGAAAAAGAGCAGGAAAAGGCTATACGGACGGACTGCTTTGGTTCTGTGAAAACTGTAACCACAAACTTTACGATGTCTACTTTGAGCTCAACGATATTGAAAAAGATTTCCTGCCGCATTTTCAGCATTTTTATAATTCCAAAACGTTACGTACCTGTACAAAATGCGGAACCATTATGGAAGCCGATAAAAAATACACATTAAAGAGATAATATTGTGGTGCTCTTCAAAAACTGAAAACCTTGCTCAACAAGCAAGGTTTTTTTATTGTGCTAAAAAAAACATAATGGAGGTAACAGTTTCATATTTAATGTCATACCTTCGCGCCGCATTTAAAATTATCCTTAAAAAATGGACGATTATTATCAGAAGAACATTTTATTAATGTAAGGACAGCGCGTCATATCGCAAGCTGTTCTTAGAAATAGCATTGCATTATGATTACATTCTACAAAAATGACAGTGGGCTTATTCCTGCCCAAAACCCAAACGAAAGCTGCTGGATTAATGCGGTTTCTCCAACTAGAGAAGAAATCAGATACCTTCTTGAAGATTTAAAATCCCTGAAGCCTTTTATAATGACATTGAAGATATTGACGAACGTCCGCGTCTGGAAACCGAAAACGGCTGGAATCTCATTATCCTGAGAATCCCTTTTAAGAGCAATGACGAAAAGCTACCATTTAATACGGCTCCTTTGGGACTGATTTTTAACGACGATGTTTTTGTTTCCTTATGTTTTCAACCCAACGACATGCTGGAAGATTTTGTGTTGTATACGCAGCGTAAAAAAATAGCAATCGCTTCGCATTATGATTTAGTACTCAAATTATTGCTGTCATCCAGTGTCTGGTATCAGAAATACCTGAAACACATTAACCAGCGTATCAAATTGGCTGAAAGCAATCTGGAAAAATCAATAAAAAATGAAGAACTCCAGGCCTTGCTGCAAATTGAAAAGTGTCTGGTATTTTTTATAACATCTTTAAAAGGGAATGATATCCTTTTCCATAGAATCAAAAATTTAAAAAATCAGAAAACAACACTTAACCCCGATTTGGTTGAAGACGTAGAAATTGAATTGCGGCAGGCAGAAGAGACGACAAATGTGTACAGCAACATTTTAACCGGAATGATGGACGCTTATGCTTCTGTAATTTCAAATAACCTGAACGTTATCATGAAACGGCTGACTTCCATTTCAATCATTTTGATGATTCCTACATTGGTAGCGAGCCTGTACGGAATGAACGTGCCTAATAACCTTCAGGCAAGTCCGCTTGGATTTTGGATTATCCTGCTCATGTCACTATTCATTTCCATTCTGGGCGTATTTATATTTAAGAAGCGAAATCTGTTTTAATTCTTTAAGAAAAGGAAAGACAATTGCTAAAAAAACATTTTGATTCGCAAAATCCACCTATAAATCATAACTTCGCAAAAAATAATACAATTTACAATCAAAAAGTTATAAATGGCAACAATAGCAAATCAATTTGGAATGACTGAAGCCTTGCAACAATTGGGCTTGGCGGCAATTAACGAAGGAACTTCAACAGGAAACAGCTGGTTTTCAAATGGTGAAATCATTGAAAGCTACTCTCCGGTTGACGGTCAGCTAATCGGAAAAGTAAAAACTACTACAAAAGAGGATTATGAAAAAGTAATGAAAAGCGCTACCGAAGCTTTCAAAACTTTCCGATTAATGCCGGCGCCTCAGCGTGGAGAAATTGTTCGTCAGTTTGGTCAGAAATTGCGCGAGAAAAAAGAAGCTCTGGGTAAATTGGTTTCCTATGAAATGGGTAAATCATTCCAGGAAGGTCTTGGAGAAGTTCAGGAAATGATTGATATCTGCGATTTTGCCGTTGGACTGTCCCGTCAGTTGCACGGATTAACAATGCATTCAGAGCGTCCTGGACACAGAATGTATGAGCAGTACCATTCATTAGGAGTTGTTGGAATCATTTCTGCTTTCAACTTCCCGGTAGCCGTTTGGTCATGGAATACCGCTTTGGCATGGATCGCCGGTGATGTTTGTGTTTGGAAACCATCTGAAAAAACACCGTTATGTGGTATCGCTTGTCAAAATATCATCGCAGAAGTCCTAAAAGAAAACAACCTTCCGGAAGGTATTTCCTGCCTGATTAACGGCGACTACAAAGTAGGTGAGTGGATGACTGCAGATGTTCGCGTTCCTTTGGTTTCTGCAACAGGTTCAACAAGAATGGGAAAAATAGTAGCTCAGGCTGTAGCCGGACGTTTAGGGAAATCATTATTGGAGTTAGGAGGAAACAATGCTATCATCGTAACTCCGGATGCAGATATTAAAATGACAGTTATCGGAGCTGTTTTTGGCGCTGTAGGAACTGCAGGACAAAGATGTACTTCAACACGTCGTCTGATTATTCACGAAAGCATTTACGATAAGGTAAAAGATGCTATTGTGGCTGCTTACGGGCAATTGAAAATAGGAAACCCATTAGACCAAAACAATCACGTTGGGCCGCTTATCGACACACATGCAGTTGAAATGTACAACAAAGCTTTGGAAAAGGTAGTAGCTGAAGGCGGTAAAATTATCGTTGAAGGTGGCGTTCTTTCTGGCGAAGGTTATGAAAGTGGATGTTATGTGAAACCGGCAATTGCTGAAGCAGACAACTCTTTTGAAATCGTACAGCACGAAACATTTGCACCAGTTTTATACCTGTTGAAATATTCTGGAGAAGTTGAAAATGCAATCGACCTTCAAAATGGTGTGGCACAAGGATTATCTTCAGCAATCATGACAAACAATTTGCGTGAAGCGGAAAGATTCCTTTCTGTTGCAGGTTCTGACTGTGGAATTGCAAACGTAAACATCGGAACTTCTGGTGCTGAAATCGGTGGTGCTTTTGGTGGTGAAAAAGAAACCGGAGGCGGCCGTGAATCAGGTTCTGACGCATGGAAAGTATATATGAGAAGACAAACGAATACAATCAACTATACTACCAAGTTGCCTTTGGCACAAGGAATCAAGTTTGATTTGTAAGATTTAGCTATTCTTAATAATAAAGTCCTGCTGAAAAGCGGGACTTTTTGCTTTGCGGCTCTGCGCCTTTGCGAGCAACTATTTCACGTAAAGGCGCAGAGCCGCAAAGTTCCTAGATAATGGAAATTTGGTGTAAACTCCCCGATAATCATTTTACATTTCCCGGAATAAAAACCTTTCGTCAAAAGAGCCAAGCCATTGGTCAAATGAATTTTCCGGTGTATTGCTGAACTGCGTACTTCGTGCAAAAAATAAATTTTGACATGAAGAAACTGGTTTTTTATTGGGTACTATTTTTTGCTTCAATTGCAGGCAAAGCGCAAACAGGCATTTCAGGACAAGTCAAGGCAGATTATGTGCCTTTTTCTAATTATATACGCCCTATTGATAGTGTAAAGACAGATTCCAAGAGTGATTTTAAGAGAGTACAAGCCGCTCTGGAAATACCGCTCTCTCTTAAAATGGTTGATGAGAATAAGCCAAAATTGTGGTCGCTGTATCTTCAGGGAAGCTATGCTGCTATGGAAAACAAATATTATGACGAGAAATTGTTTCCTGCGGAATTGTTGAATGCCCAGATAGGATTGAAACATATCCGGCCTATTGGAGGCAAGTGGTCCATGATGGCAACCTTGTCTGTGGGTATCTATACCGATTTGGAACAGATTACTATTGACGATGTTTTGCTTCAGGGAGGAGTGCTTTTTATCAAAAATTTCAAGCCTAATTTGGCATTCGGATTTGGCCCGGTATTGACCAATGCATTTGGTATTCCTATGGTTTTGCCCGGAATTTATTTCAATTGGGAAACTCAAACAGCATTGCATTTTAAGATAGCATTTCCTGAAGGTGCCGAAATAGGCTATAGATTCACACCGAATTTTGACTTAAAAGCAGTGGTAGAATTGGATGGTATGACAGCCGAAGTTTCTCGGGATGGAAAATCAAAACTGTTAGGCTATCAGCAAATCATTGCAGGAATACGCCCCCAATTTAAATTAGGCGAACATTGGACAATTGATTTTACGGCTGGCTCTACGCTTACACGCTCTTTTCAGACAAATGACAGAAAGCTTAGCGATATTTTTAAAGAAAAGGATATGGCCAATCCAAAATTTTCGACTACGTTTTATGGTGCGGCAGCTTTAAAATGGAAGTTTTAGATTATCGGCTTAACAGGTTTTTATAAACTACCTCTTTCAGGAGTGCCTCTCTGCGTGTTCTTGAAATAGGTAGTTGCTGCCCGTTAATAGAAAGACGGCCGCCTGCTATAGAATCGATATGATCAATATTTACCAAAAAGGATTTATGAATCCTGAAAAACTTTTCTTTAGGAAGCGTTTCTTCCAGCGAAATCATAGTCTGATGGATAATCAGGACTTGATTTTTGAAATGCAACTTGGCATAGTTCTGCATTCCTTCGATATAAAGAATATCCATCCAGGATATTTTTTGGAAACCTTCACCCTGGCGGATATATAGAAAAGGGTCAGCCTGAACCTGCTGTTTTGCAGAAGCGGTTAATGAAAACAGTTGCTGAGCTTTTAAAGATGCCTGATAAAATCGTTGAAATGTGATAGGTTTCAGCAGATAGTCTACTATTTGAAGACGATATCCTTCCAAAGCATGTTCAGAATAGGCTGTCGTAAAAATTACCATTGGTGGGCGTTCCAGAGAATCTAAAAATTCCAGACCCGAGAGATAAGGCATGTTAATATCCAGAAACAGTAAATCGACCAGCCCTTTTTGGACGTATTCTGAAGCTTCGAGAGCCGAAGCACAGGAACCGATAACTTCCAAAAAATCTATTTTTTCAATAAAATCGATAATGCTATGCCGCGCCAATGGCTCATCATCAATAACGAGACAATGAATCATCACTTTAGAAGACTGGTCCGCATTCATATTCATATCAATTGAGTGCTAAATTAAGAATAATTGTATACGTATCTTTCGTTTTCTCAATAGATAAATCATAACGACATGGATATTGGATATCAAGCCTCTTGCGCACATTTTCCAATCCAAGTCCATGATCATTAGATGATGGTTTATACTGTTCAGTATATGAATTTTTTATTTTTAGCATGAGATCATTTCCTTCCTGTCTGCACAACAGATTTACGTAACCATTTTCATGAGGAAGCCTTGAAACGTGTTTAAAAGCATTTTCTACTAATGGCATCAACAGTAATGGTGTGATTTGTAGGCTACCGTTTTGGATTTCCCATCGGCAATCCACATCCAATTCATTTCCCCAACGTACTTGCTCAATACCGACAAGATTTTTCAGATATTTGATTTCCGCATCCAGCATTACATATTCACGATTGGACTGATACAATTGGTAACGCAGAATATCCGAAAATTTGACAAGCAACTCAGAAGCAAGAGGCACATTGCGTTGCATGAGAATATGAATGTGATTGAGCACATTAAACATCAGGTGCGGATTGATCTGATCCTGCAATATCTTGATTTGGGCTTCCAGGTGATTTTGCTTTAACAGGGCGTGCTTTTTTTCCATTATGCCATGCTCCTGATAAAAACGCAGGCCGCAGGCTGTACCATTTACTAATAAAGCCGCCGGAATCGCGGTGTAAAAACGGAACCAGAAATGTTCTAAAACAGGTAATTTGGATTGAGGATAAATACCTCGTATTTCATAACTTGAAAACACGACAGATATCAGTGCGAGGCATCCGGCCAGAAGGAATACCATAAAAACAAACTGAGCTCCAAAAAAGCCCATCCTGTTTTTGTTCAAAGCTTTAGGTAGCAAAACATCGCTTAGCGTATGAGCAATAGTAATGGAAAATACTAAGAAAAGCAGTGCCTGGTAGACAGCATGTAAGAAATTAAAATCCTGGATCATCTGTGACCAGATGGCAAAACCTAAGGCACACCAAAATACACTTATAAATAGCCAATGCTTGTATTGAGAATTTTTTTTCATGAGAAAAGGCAAAGATAATCTTGCTTCGTTAAATTTTCGAATATACAAAGAAGGAAAGATTATTGCTTTTTTTGAAAAATATTTGACCAACTGTATCTACAGATTGACTAAAAGCAGATGTGGCAGTAAAAAAACATCCGGTTTTACTTCTCCCACAAACTATCCGTAAAATATTGTTTGCCATCTAAAAAGTTTTCAACAACCTTAAAATTCAACTGATTTGCCAAATCCTCAATTTCTGCAAAACTGTATTTTTTAGAAAGTTCTGTCCAAATGGTTTCGTTTTTTTCAAAACTAAACGATGTGTTTAGTACCCGACTGTAAAATTGCTGTTGGATTAAGCTGTACAGATAGCTATTGACTTCGCCATTTTCAGGATTATAGTGGCAGTAAAAATCAAATTGATCTATGGCAATATCTGCATCCAGTTCCTTGTTAATCCTATGTAGCAGGTTCATATTGAATGCTTTGGTAATTCCATGCGGGTCGTCATAAGCAGCCTGTATAACTCTGGGGTCTTTTTGTAAATCAATGCCTAGCAATAATTTATCACCCTTTTTCATTCCGGACGAAAATTTTTGAAGTAAACCAAATACATCTTCCTTTTTATAATTGCCAATATTGCCGCCCAGAAAAAGAAACAGGTTTGGAGTGTCATCTTTTGCTATATCTTCAAGCACATCAAAATAATCGCCAATTTTCGATTCCATTTTGAGTTTTGGCAAGGCAGAGAGCAGGTCTTCTTCCAGAATTAATATGGCTTCTTCAGATATGTCAATAGGCATATAGGTGAAATCTGCATCTTTATTCAGGAAAGTCTTTAATAACTGCTTTGTTTTTGTGCCGTCACCAGAACCAAACTCCACAATATTGAATTTTCCTTTAAAAGCCATTTTATCCAAAATGGTATCAGATTGCCAGGACAGGATTTCCAACTCGCAATTGGTAGGGTAGTACTCGGGCATTTTCATGATTTGCCGGAATATCTGACTTCCGTTATCATCATAAAAATATTTAGAGGACAAGTGTTTCTTTTTTGAAGTCAATCCTTCAAGGACATCTTCCGCAAAAGCGGTATAATGGATGGGTTGTGCAGTATTCATAAGCAATTATTTTGCGAGACGAATGCCGTTGAACTGCCAGCGTTCATGGGCATGAAAAAAGTTTCTGTATGTTTTTCGGTCATGCTGTGGTGGCGTGGCACAGGAAGCGCCACGGAGTACCATCTGATTGACCATGAATTTTCCGTTATATTCTCCGATAGCGCCTTCGGGTTTTTTAAAATTCGGATAGGGCAGGTAAGCGCTGTTTGTCCATTCCCAACGCTTTCCCCAATTGAATTTGTCGGCAGCAGCTTCCCATTCGAATTCGGTTGGCAGTCGCATTTTTTTCCAGGCTGCAAAAGCAGCAGCTTCATAAAAGCTGATGTGTGTCAGGATAGCTTCTGGATTTAATTTTTCCAATCCGCCTAAAGTGTAATTGTGCCATTCTCCATCAATCTTATGCCAGTATAAGGGTGCCTCAATTTTGTTTTCGGTAACCCAGGACCAGCCTTCATCCAACCAATAATCAAAATTCGTATAGCCGCCATTAGAAATGAACTCCAGATATTCCGCATTGGTCACCAGCGATTTTGAAATTTCAAAATCATGCAGGTATACTTTATGTCTTCCATGTTCATTGTCAAATGAAAATCCTTCCCCTTCAAATCCTATTTCATAAATACCTTCTTCGAGCTTTACAAAACCGGTTTCTTCATTTTCCTGTTTTTCCCAATCAATATTTTCGTCATATACGGGGAAAATAGGATTGTTTCCAAGAATATATTTAATGTCGGTAATAAGCAGTTCCTGATGTTGCTGTTCATGATTCAATCCCAATTCGATTAAGTCTTTTAACTCTTCCGATTTAAGCTGTAACAGTATTTGCATATGCATGTCTACATAAGAACGGTATTCAAATACTTCATGAACGCCCGGACGGGTAATGTTTCCCCTATCCGCTCTAAAAACACGTTTGCCTACAAAATTGTAGTAGCTGTTGAATAAGAAGCTAAAATCGTCATCGAACAGTTTATAATCCGGAAGATGATCGTTTAAGACGAACTGTTCAAAAAACCATGTAGTATGTGCCAGATGCCATTTTGGAGGACTTACAAAATCAGCAGGCTGCGGTACAAAATCTTCTGTAGTCAGTGCATTACAGAGGTGTTCAGTGTGTTTTCTAATAGAATTGTATCGGTCTGAAAGTGTCATTTTTTGGGTGAGTTTGTATACCTAATTTACAAATAATGTTTTACAGCTTCTTTCAAACCGGCTGATTTTAACCTATTTATAACATTGCTAAAAAAAATAAATAATCCAGGCAACCTTTTTAAAAGTTTTGCATCTATATAGAAATTGCTATGAAAAAGATTCCATTGTAACGGCATAGAAACCCGGAAACTATATTTGACAGCAACTGCGAAAACTATCAATCTTTTGCTTCAGGTTTGGTTATGATTACTGCAGCTGCATGTCACGTTATTCCGAAAGTGTGACTGTCGCGTTACAACCGGAATAAAAAAAGTCCCAATATTACCGGGACTTTTTCTTTTGCGGAAATAGGAAAACAAAAAATCCGATTCTTTTTAGGAACCGGATTTTGAATATGCTGTTTATTTTATAATTATAGATTGAACGAAGCGCCAATATGGAAAACAAACTGATTGTTCAGGCGGTCATATCCAAATACATCACTTTTATATTTTGCAATTGGAACGCTAAATTCCGTAAACAAACCGAAACCTTGCGAGAAGAAATAGCGTCCGCCTAAATGGGCACCAAAATTTCTTAAGCCTAAATCCAGACCCGGATAGATATCTACATTTTCCGGCAAGCCCATCACATTTCCGATGTTTGCATTAAAACGCGCTTTCAAATCGAAACGGTCTTCAAATTTAGAGCCGTCGCCATCAACGCCCAACAGATATGTGGTGTATCCACCAATAGACATGTTTTCTCCGATTCCATAGTCATAAGTAGCCATGATTCCTGTTGCATGATCCTGAAAGTTGGCACCTACCTGAAACTTCTTGTCGCCTTTTCCGCTAAAAGCCTGTGCGTTTCCAAGAAAAGCACTTAAAAGCAAACCAATTGTTATAATTTTCTTCATGATTAAAAATTTTATGCAAATATACTCGAATTTTATAATTTTTTAAACAAATTAATTTCGGCCACTTTCTTCAGGATATAACAAGTAAACCGGATCGCTTTGCCAATATTCTTTTGTTTGAATATCCAGAATAGTCAAAGGGCCTTTAAAAGCAGCTCCTGTATCAACATTCCAGATGTTTGCCTTATTCACAGGAACGGTTTCTCCAATTCGGGTTACCGGTGTATGGCCAATAAAAATTTCAGTGTAAAGATTGAATCTTTTTGGATAAAAAGGACTGTCTTTTTCAATAGAACTGTCAAGCGAAAGTGCATTTTCCCACAAGGTGCGTTCCCAATAAAACATTTTTGGGAAATATTCATAGGTAACTCCGTTGAGGTTGGTAAACCCGGCATGGACAAACAAACGATTATGTTCGTCCAGATGGTAATTTTCTAAAGTTTTAAGAAAATCAATATGAGCCTGTTTTTTTTCCTGAGACAGTATGCTATATTTTTCCATAGTCAGGCGACCGCCATGATTGAACCATTGCGGGTTGTCCTTTTTTACTTCCAACCATTGCAACAGCAGGTCGTCATGGTTTCCTCTTAAAAAAATGCAATTATGTGTGGTTTTCAGAGCAATTAAAAAATCAATTACTTCCGGAGATTCGCTCCAGCCGTCAACATAATCCCCAAGAAAAATCAAGGTATCATTAGTGGTTACGTTGGCTCTTTTAAAAATCTGGTGCAGGGCTTTTAATCCGCCATGGATATCTCCAATGATTAAAGTTCTGTTCATTCTATAAAGTATTGTTTTCAAATATCATAAAAAACTATTGATTATATAAAAGAATAATTCACATTTAGCGTTTAGTTAGGATTGAAAAAGAAAATATTTGATTTAAAATTCTGACTTTTAAAAACTACTATGCAAAAAATTTACCCCCAACTGGCCTTTTTATTCTTTATTGGGCCGGTTTTGTATGCACAGAACACAATTAAAGGAAAAATTATTGATTCAGAAACCAAAGAACCTCTTGCTTTTGCTACGGTTGTCATTAATGGAGATAATAGACAAGGTGTGTCTTCTGATATTGAAGGTACCTTTGTCTATAAAAGCACTTCGCCTATTTCCAGCGTCAGTTGCAGTTATATGGGATATGAAAATTTTTCCACTCCCGTTTTAAAAAAGGACAGCGAAATAGTAATTGCTATGGTCCGTTCCAAATTTGATTTAAACGAAGTGGTTATAGAATCAGGAGAGAATCCTGCCAATGCCATAATTAGGAAAGTAATTGCCAATAAAGAACTTAATAATCCTGAAAACATCAATTCTTTTAAATACCGGTGTTATAACAAGTTAATTTATGATTACAGATCGGATTCGCCCGATAAAAAAGACAGTTTGCTCATCCGGCAAAAACTAAAGGGAAGCCGGCTTTTTATGATGGAATCTGTAACAAACCGAAAATTCATAAAACCCGATATT
This portion of the Flavobacterium lindanitolerans genome encodes:
- the egtB gene encoding ergothioneine biosynthesis protein EgtB; protein product: MTLSDRYNSIRKHTEHLCNALTTEDFVPQPADFVSPPKWHLAHTTWFFEQFVLNDHLPDYKLFDDDFSFLFNSYYNFVGKRVFRADRGNITRPGVHEVFEYRSYVDMHMQILLQLKSEELKDLIELGLNHEQQHQELLITDIKYILGNNPIFPVYDENIDWEKQENEETGFVKLEEGIYEIGFEGEGFSFDNEHGRHKVYLHDFEISKSLVTNAEYLEFISNGGYTNFDYWLDEGWSWVTENKIEAPLYWHKIDGEWHNYTLGGLEKLNPEAILTHISFYEAAAFAAWKKMRLPTEFEWEAAADKFNWGKRWEWTNSAYLPYPNFKKPEGAIGEYNGKFMVNQMVLRGASCATPPQHDRKTYRNFFHAHERWQFNGIRLAK
- a CDS encoding DUF6646 family protein, with amino-acid sequence MKKIITIGLLLSAFLGNAQAFSGKGDKKFQVGANFQDHATGIMATYDYGIGENMSIGGYTTYLLGVDGDGSKFEDRFDLKARFNANIGNVMGLPENVDIYPGLDLGLRNFGAHLGGRYFFSQGFGLFTEFSVPIAKYKSDVFGYDRLNNQFVFHIGASFNL
- a CDS encoding metallophosphoesterase family protein is translated as MNRTLIIGDIHGGLKALHQIFKRANVTTNDTLIFLGDYVDGWSESPEVIDFLIALKTTHNCIFLRGNHDDLLLQWLEVKKDNPQWFNHGGRLTMEKYSILSQEKKQAHIDFLKTLENYHLDEHNRLFVHAGFTNLNGVTYEYFPKMFYWERTLWENALSLDSSIEKDSPFYPKRFNLYTEIFIGHTPVTRIGETVPVNKANIWNVDTGAAFKGPLTILDIQTKEYWQSDPVYLLYPEESGRN